The Phormidium sp. PBR-2020 DNA segment CACCTGTTTGTTCTGGACTCCTCCCGGTTTCCAGCGTTTGGGAACCACGACCGTCACCTCAGTGTCCGGTTCCAGACGGGCTAACTCCCGTAACTTTTCTCGGTTGAGGTCCACAATGTAGGTATGGCTGGCAACTAAAATTTTCATGGCTTTGGGGATAACAGGGGTCTCTTAAAAGTTCTGTTTAGCGGGAGGGTTGATACAAGTCATCTTGGCGGCTATAAATTTGGCCATCATCCCAAAGAGACTGAATCCAAGTTTTCATGGCCTTGAGAAGTCCTAGCTTATAAAAGCCAAAACGCACCACAATTTTAAGGGGTGAGCCGCTTTTGTTACAAGGGGGATGACCTAACACATGGCAATCAAACAATTTTGTGAAAAAGCGCAAGCATTGACCCATTGTTAAATTATGGAGTCCCAAGAAGAAATGATTGTGATAAAAAGTAATTTGGTACTGAACCGATTTAGTGCCAATGTCATGGCAGCCCCCCGTTTCTTCCCCCAGGTGAATCAAAGATGCCTCTGGATCGTACCAAATCTGTCGGTTGGTTTTACGGAACTGCAAGCAAAAATCTGACTCTTCCCGAACTGCACTTCCCCGGTAGCGTTCGTCAAAGTGCAACCCGAACTTTTCAAATAACTCCCGCCGGAAGGACATATTACAGCCGCGAGCCGACAAGACTTGTTGCGGTTTGATGGTATGCACCAAATCGATATGATACCAAGCAATACCGGGGTCCATCGCTTCTGGGGGGAGATCCTCGATTTTCAGGGCCCCACCGGAGTCGGCCAGTTTCATGCGATCGAACACCCGGCCCGCCACAGCACCCACCTCCGGGCGATCGCGATAATTGCGAGCATGGGTTTCGAGATACTGGGGTTCAAGTTGCACATCATCATCGATAAACACGATGATATCCCCCTTCGTTCGTCGAACGGCGTAATTCCTCGCTCCAGGTAAACTTGCCCAGTCCACCCGATACCAGGCAATTTTACCCCCATCACTGAGGTCTTGTAGATAGCGATCGGTTTCCGGCTCATGCTCCGCCGTTTGATCGACGACAATCACCTCAAACTGGGGATAGTCTTGTTTGAGGACATCAGCAATGGTGTCCCGCAGAGCCGCCTCCCGGCGAAAGGTCGGAATTACCACGGAGATAGATAGAGGGGTCACAGTCGGGCTGCTCCTTGTCATTACTTGCGCTTTTTCTTCTTCTTCTTCTTAGTCTTAGCATTTTCTTCCTCATCTAGCCCTAGAGCCGCTCGCTCCTCTAAATCCTCCCGTTCAATATCGGGCAGCCGTAGAACTAACCCTGCAATCATCCAGTAATACACTGCCACAGGGTCCACATCCAGGGGATAGTAGTAGGTCTGATAGCTAATAAAGAAGATAAACACCCAGAAGGATGCGGCGTAACTCCGCCAAACCTTGTCTTTGAGCGATCGCCAGACCTTAAAGGTTGCTACCGTAATCGAGGTAACCAGGCCCAAGAATGCAACCGTTCCCAATGTTCCAATTTCATAGAGCAGCTTAGGATAATAGGTTTCAATCAGTCGAGTATCAGCAAAAATACGGGTTGAGTTGGTCGCTCGGCCCACCCCATAGCCCAAAGGTCTCTGACTCTGAGATGAGTTATCTGCCTGATCAGCAATAAAATTCGTTGGAGGCGAGGCATTCCAGCGATCAACGGTACTATCAATTCGTTCCTGAATAACGTCAGGGAAGAGAATAAAACTAAGCATGATTAGACCAGCTAGCCCTCCGACGATAGGAATGAAGCGAGCTGGCTTAGATAGCTGCCCGGTCACAATCAACATAATAATGATGATCAGAGGAACCAATAATAAGGCAATCCGTTGTCCTGAAATAACAGCATTGGCAAATACCAGTGCCATTGCCAGGAAACTTGTCAACTGCCAGAGAAGAGATGGGTCACTAAACGCTGAAGCAAACGTCAAAAAAGCATTCGCAATTAAAAACCAAGCCCATTGCCAGGGAGCCACAAATGTACCTGGGAGGCGAATCATATTTTGAGAGGGACTATAGAGCAATGATCCTCCCACCAAACATTTATAATCTAAGTTGGCTTGAAACAAGGCCCTCCCTGTCAAGTGGTCGGTTCCCTGACAAACTCCAGTCGTTAACATCAGAAATTGCATTAAACCCAACCCACAGCAGATAAGAGCTAGAACGATATGGAGACGAGTAAATAACAAAAAGCTCTTTTTATTTCGAATCATGTGGTAGGTGCAGGTGATTAGGGGAAGATATCCTAGTAAAACCTTGATACCTAAAATTCCCTGAAAGAAAAACTTCCCTTCAGGAGGAGTTCGAGCTGTGGGATTTGCAGGAGGATTGCCACTGGCAAGGTGCATCGGCAAATTAATAGTGAATAAAGTTAAGAGTACCGATATGCTCAATATAATGAGAGGTATTCTGATTCCCTTAGGGATAATCAGAGGTTTTCCCTGTTTTTTAAGACTTAAAAATATGGCAATAATGGCAGGAATAGCAAATCCATCTTTCGCAAGCTGAAAAATAGCATTTCCACCAGCGATCCAGTAGGTGACTGTCCCGGCAAAGGGCATATAAATTACAAATAACCATAGGGCCAGATAGGGATAGACAAAAGACACCCATAAGACGGTAATCCCCCCCCCACCAGCAAGCGCGAGGATAGGGCTGGCAGTAAAGAATAGAGCGGTTCCAACAACTGCACCAATCCCTCCAGCGGTAATAACTGTTTGAATAAAAGCTTTGCGCTCCTTTGCCGCCTGTCGCTTTTGAGCCGCTAACTCTTTTTTACTGAGGACTGGCTCATCAGGGCGAGCCGTCTCTTTCCCTTTTTTCTTGGATTTTGTTCTTGGCATCGTCCAAACTTGTGTAATATTAGAGCATTCCTCAAGGACTATTGAGGATGGTCAGCACCCGAATGAGCATCTCAGTCCTTGTTGAGGGTCATCTTCAGCACCGATTCACCTATTTAAGTGAGCCTGCTTCAGAGCCTTGAGGATGGAATGAAGAGATAAGAGACGTAAGCTTCTAAGTGAACTGAGACTCCTCCTAATATAACCTTCCTACCTAGAAACTGTCACAGATTCGTTGAAAGAGCCAGGGAACGATCGCCCGATGTCGTCAAAACTCTCTGACCGTTAGGAACCCTGAGCGTTTACTATGAGAGATATCTTTTTTTCCTTGCCGGTGTTTCATGTCTGCGTCTAAACCATCTGTACCGGGCCTGATTCCTGAGATTCCCCGACACCGGGGACATCTACAGGAAGACTTGGCTTCGTCCATGCCGGCTCCGTTACAGTTTTCCCTAGTCATCCCCACCTACAATGAGCGACATAACCTGAGGACTCTGATTGAACGCCTCAGTCAACTCCTCGATCGCCTCCTCGGTCCTGACTACGAACTGATTATCGTGGATGACGATAGTCCCGATCGCACCTGGGAACTGGCCCAACACCTCGCAGACACGTATCCCCAGGTTCGCGCCCTACGTCGTCAAGGAGAACGAGGACTGTCCACCGCTGTCATTTGTGGCTGGCAACGGGCAAGGGGGCAGATTTTGGGGGTCATCGATGCCGATTTACAGCATCCGCCAGAAATCTTAGAACAACTCTGGCAACAAATCGAACGGGGGGCCGACTTAGCCCTAGCCAGCCGTCATGTCGATGGTGGAGGAGTCAGTGACTGGAGTCTGCGGCGACGCATCCTCTCACGAGGGGCCCAATTGTTGGGACTGATTCTCCTTCCGGGAGTGGTGGGGCGCGTCTCGGACCCCATGAGTGGATTTTTCCTGGTGCGACGCGGGGCCATTGCGGAGCGTTTCTTGGACCCCGTCGGCTATAAAATCCTGATTGAAGTCCTCGGCCGAGGGGACATTTCCTGGATTGGGGAAGTGGGGTATGTCTTCCAAGAACGGGAACAAGGCGAAAGCAAGGTCACCTGGAAACAGTATTGGGAATATCTGCAACATTTATGGAAACTGCGTTTAGACTTGTTGCCAGTCCAGCGTTTCTTGCGCTTTGGAGTGGTGGGGTTGAGCGGTGTTGTTGTGGATTTGGCGGTGTTCTATGTCCTACGGGAACAGTGGCAGTTGGGGCTAACTCGTAGTGCCATGCTATCGGCGGAAGTGGCCATTCTCAATAACTTTTACTGGAATGACATTTGGACCTTCTCCGACTTATCTCGCCAACAACGGGGATGGCGTAAGCGAGTCAAACGCTTACTCAAATTTAATATCGTCTGTTTAGCCGGATTGATTCTCAATGTACTGATTGTCAATCTCCTCTTTAACCTCTTGGGGGTGAATGACTATCTGGCTAAACTGTTGGCGATCGCCCTGGTGACCCTTTGGAACTTCAGCATCAACCTGAAACTGAGTTGGCGAGTCACCGACGTCAGCGACCCCTAATCACCCCCTAATCGCCTAAAACCCCCGTTTGCACCTCTAGGGTTTCTGGGCTGCCATTACGAGAGATATCGACCTGGAGGCGATCGCCCACCTGGACTCGGGAGACAGCCTGTTGGACCTCTTCAGCGGAGGTGACGGAGTCTCCCTCAATTTGGAGAATCACATCCCCCGCACGTAATCCCCCTTCATCGGCCGGGGAACCGGGCATAACTTGCACAATTAAGACGCCCTCATCCTCCTCCACTCGTAGCGCCTGATTCTGCTCCCGGTTGACTTGCTCCTTCACCTGAGGCGAGAGAGTGACCATTTGGATGCCTAAAAAGGGATGATCGACTCGTCCATGTTCAATTAATTGCTCCGCGATCCGAGCCACCGTGTTGATGGGAATCGCAAATCCTAAGCCTTGGGCATTTTGGATAATAGCAGTATTCATCCCCACCACCTGACCATCTTGATCCAACAGGGGCCCCCCCGAATTACCGGGATTAATCGCCGCATCCGTTTGAATAAAATCAACCCGCTTATCCGCCACACCCACCTCGCTGCTGGAGCGACCGATCGCACTGATAATCCCAGTGGTTACCGTATTGTCTAATCCCAAAGGGTTGCCAATGGCGATCGCCCACTCGCCGGGCTGTAACCCCTCACTGTCTCGTAAACGGACCGCCGGCAAATCTTCCGCCTCAATCTGTACCACGGCCACATCTGTAACCGGGTCTGTCCCCAACACTCGGCCCTCCAAACTGCGGCCATCTCGCAGAGTCACCGTCACCGAATCGG contains these protein-coding regions:
- the hpsL gene encoding hormogonium polysaccharide biosynthesis protein HpsL; protein product: MPRTKSKKKGKETARPDEPVLSKKELAAQKRQAAKERKAFIQTVITAGGIGAVVGTALFFTASPILALAGGGGITVLWVSFVYPYLALWLFVIYMPFAGTVTYWIAGGNAIFQLAKDGFAIPAIIAIFLSLKKQGKPLIIPKGIRIPLIILSISVLLTLFTINLPMHLASGNPPANPTARTPPEGKFFFQGILGIKVLLGYLPLITCTYHMIRNKKSFLLFTRLHIVLALICCGLGLMQFLMLTTGVCQGTDHLTGRALFQANLDYKCLVGGSLLYSPSQNMIRLPGTFVAPWQWAWFLIANAFLTFASAFSDPSLLWQLTSFLAMALVFANAVISGQRIALLLVPLIIIIMLIVTGQLSKPARFIPIVGGLAGLIMLSFILFPDVIQERIDSTVDRWNASPPTNFIADQADNSSQSQRPLGYGVGRATNSTRIFADTRLIETYYPKLLYEIGTLGTVAFLGLVTSITVATFKVWRSLKDKVWRSYAASFWVFIFFISYQTYYYPLDVDPVAVYYWMIAGLVLRLPDIEREDLEERAALGLDEEENAKTKKKKKKKRK
- the hpsN gene encoding hormogonium polysaccharide biosynthesis glycosyltransferase HpsN, which encodes MTRSSPTVTPLSISVVIPTFRREAALRDTIADVLKQDYPQFEVIVVDQTAEHEPETDRYLQDLSDGGKIAWYRVDWASLPGARNYAVRRTKGDIIVFIDDDVQLEPQYLETHARNYRDRPEVGAVAGRVFDRMKLADSGGALKIEDLPPEAMDPGIAWYHIDLVHTIKPQQVLSARGCNMSFRRELFEKFGLHFDERYRGSAVREESDFCLQFRKTNRQIWYDPEASLIHLGEETGGCHDIGTKSVQYQITFYHNHFFLGLHNLTMGQCLRFFTKLFDCHVLGHPPCNKSGSPLKIVVRFGFYKLGLLKAMKTWIQSLWDDGQIYSRQDDLYQPSR
- a CDS encoding trypsin-like peptidase domain-containing protein; this encodes MRTPPQGYGPDDAQGRPPESPSPKFPVLSYLLVFLVGGAVAWGATEVFSSHSQMGSDLGTSESQERLPAVSAEAPTVTPQTEEAQIVPPSNFVADVVTRVGPAVVRIDSERRVSARSLPPGLDDPMLRQFFGFRMPDAEQERVQQGSGSGFILSSDGKIVTNAHVIDGADSVTVTLRDGRSLEGRVLGTDPVTDVAVVQIEAEDLPAVRLRDSEGLQPGEWAIAIGNPLGLDNTVTTGIISAIGRSSSEVGVADKRVDFIQTDAAINPGNSGGPLLDQDGQVVGMNTAIIQNAQGLGFAIPINTVARIAEQLIEHGRVDHPFLGIQMVTLSPQVKEQVNREQNQALRVEEDEGVLIVQVMPGSPADEGGLRAGDVILQIEGDSVTSAEEVQQAVSRVQVGDRLQVDISRNGSPETLEVQTGVLGD
- a CDS encoding glycosyltransferase, which codes for MSASKPSVPGLIPEIPRHRGHLQEDLASSMPAPLQFSLVIPTYNERHNLRTLIERLSQLLDRLLGPDYELIIVDDDSPDRTWELAQHLADTYPQVRALRRQGERGLSTAVICGWQRARGQILGVIDADLQHPPEILEQLWQQIERGADLALASRHVDGGGVSDWSLRRRILSRGAQLLGLILLPGVVGRVSDPMSGFFLVRRGAIAERFLDPVGYKILIEVLGRGDISWIGEVGYVFQEREQGESKVTWKQYWEYLQHLWKLRLDLLPVQRFLRFGVVGLSGVVVDLAVFYVLREQWQLGLTRSAMLSAEVAILNNFYWNDIWTFSDLSRQQRGWRKRVKRLLKFNIVCLAGLILNVLIVNLLFNLLGVNDYLAKLLAIALVTLWNFSINLKLSWRVTDVSDP